One part of the Bacteroidia bacterium genome encodes these proteins:
- a CDS encoding ABC transporter ATP-binding protein, whose product MEQTTAIEIRELTKKFGDFIAVDAINLKVSKGEIFGFLGANGAGKTTAIRMLTGLSTPSSGEANIAGFDVYKERDSIKENIGYMSQKFSLYGDLSIRQNIRFYGGIYGLNRKQIQEKTTQILEELQLEEYADKVVDELPLGWKQRLAFAVSNVHDPAIVFLDEPTGGVDPVTRRQFWEMIYASAARGVTIFVTTHYMDEAEYCDRICIMVAGKIEALGSPYELKQRFDTDNMDEVFLKLVRTQN is encoded by the coding sequence ATGGAACAAACAACAGCAATAGAAATCAGGGAGCTGACGAAGAAATTCGGAGATTTTATCGCCGTAGATGCGATCAATCTGAAAGTATCCAAAGGCGAGATCTTTGGTTTTCTGGGAGCAAATGGAGCGGGAAAGACAACGGCTATCCGGATGTTGACGGGCCTGAGTACGCCTAGTTCGGGAGAAGCCAATATTGCAGGATTTGATGTGTACAAAGAACGGGATTCGATCAAAGAAAATATCGGCTATATGTCTCAGAAATTTAGCCTCTATGGAGATTTAAGTATCCGACAGAATATCCGATTTTATGGGGGCATCTATGGACTGAATCGAAAGCAAATTCAAGAGAAGACGACGCAAATTCTGGAAGAACTTCAATTGGAGGAATATGCAGATAAAGTAGTGGATGAGTTGCCTCTGGGATGGAAGCAAAGACTGGCCTTTGCTGTTTCCAATGTTCATGATCCTGCCATTGTATTTCTGGACGAACCCACAGGGGGAGTTGACCCGGTTACCCGCAGGCAATTTTGGGAAATGATTTATGCCTCAGCGGCCAGGGGAGTTACCATATTTGTTACCACTCACTATATGGATGAAGCCGAATACTGTGATCGGATCTGCATCATGGTAGCTGGGAAGATAGAAGCACTGGGGTCCCCTTATGAACTCAAACAAAGATTTGATACGGATAATATGGATGAGGTTTTTCTAAAACTGGTCCGAACCCAAAACTAA
- a CDS encoding ABC transporter ATP-binding protein, translating to MSDIIIKNIGKSYEEVEALKDISFEVEEGELFGLIGPDGAGKTSLFRILTSLLIPDEGDAEVCGYHTVRDYKQIRKIIGYMPGRFSLYQDLSVEENLTFFATIFGTTIQENYSLIEDIYVQIEPFKKRKAGKLSGGMKQKLALCCALIHKPKVLFLDEPTTGVDAVSRDEFWAMLKRLKAQGISILVSTPYMDEASLCDRIALIQNGNILAIESPENIIGGYSKHLYEVKSDQFYQLLQDLRASGFGERIEAFGEYLHMSSVNPIDQSRVREFLEDKGHREVQLREAQANIEDVFLDLM from the coding sequence ATGAGCGATATCATAATCAAAAATATCGGGAAGTCATATGAGGAAGTAGAGGCCCTCAAAGACATATCTTTTGAGGTGGAAGAGGGGGAACTCTTTGGACTCATTGGACCGGATGGAGCGGGAAAAACCAGCCTGTTTCGCATACTGACTTCCCTTCTTATTCCAGATGAAGGAGATGCAGAAGTCTGTGGATATCATACGGTAAGGGACTATAAACAGATTCGAAAAATCATTGGCTATATGCCGGGGCGTTTTTCTCTTTACCAGGATTTATCGGTTGAAGAGAATCTGACTTTCTTTGCCACCATTTTTGGTACTACGATTCAGGAGAACTATTCCCTGATCGAGGATATCTATGTGCAAATCGAGCCCTTTAAAAAGCGAAAAGCCGGTAAACTCTCTGGCGGAATGAAGCAGAAACTGGCCCTTTGTTGTGCACTTATCCATAAACCGAAAGTACTGTTTCTCGATGAACCTACTACAGGAGTAGATGCGGTTAGTCGGGATGAATTTTGGGCCATGCTCAAAAGACTCAAGGCGCAGGGAATTAGTATTCTCGTAAGTACTCCCTATATGGATGAAGCCTCCCTTTGCGATCGTATAGCTCTCATCCAAAATGGAAACATTCTCGCCATCGAAAGTCCTGAGAATATCATCGGTGGATATAGCAAGCATCTGTACGAAGTCAAGAGCGATCAGTTTTATCAATTGCTCCAGGATCTCCGCGCTTCAGGATTCGGAGAACGGATTGAGGCTTTTGGGGAATACCTGCATATGAGCAGTGTAAATCCCATTGACCAGTCGCGTGTACGCGAATTTTTAGAGGATAAAGGGCATCGCGAAGTACAGCTGCGCGAAGCTCAGGCTAATATTGAAGATGTGTTTTTAGACTTGATGTAA
- a CDS encoding HlyD family efflux transporter periplasmic adaptor subunit, whose translation MKSFPYLILIFLFIACEGEERRSDAYGNFEADIVTVSAETAGKLLTLSVEEGARLTAGEKVALIDTTALYLQKLQLLANIRSLSSKTLKVEPEIKVLLDRRSNLEREKNRVEELLKNKAATPKQLDDLNGELKVIDQQIAASRQNAKNTNAGILSGADPIRAQIALIEEQISRSQIKNPIDGTVLNKLAEGSEVVGMGSPLYRIASLDPLILHAYASSTDLQNASLGQEVEVLIDEGAEGFRPLKGSLSWISAQAEFTPKTIQTKEERVSLVYALKVRVPNPDGKLKIGMPAEVNFAGLGLSESSDK comes from the coding sequence ATGAAATCTTTTCCATATCTCATACTCATTTTCCTTTTCATCGCCTGTGAGGGAGAAGAAAGGCGATCCGACGCTTACGGCAATTTCGAAGCTGATATTGTCACCGTAAGTGCGGAAACAGCCGGAAAACTTCTGACTTTATCTGTAGAAGAAGGGGCTCGTTTAACAGCAGGGGAAAAAGTGGCCCTGATTGATACCACAGCCCTTTACCTCCAGAAGCTGCAGTTATTGGCTAACATCCGAAGCCTTTCCAGCAAGACGTTGAAAGTTGAACCGGAAATCAAGGTATTATTAGATCGAAGGAGTAATCTCGAAAGAGAAAAAAATCGAGTAGAAGAACTTCTCAAAAACAAAGCAGCCACGCCCAAGCAGTTGGATGATTTGAACGGAGAACTGAAAGTCATTGACCAACAAATTGCTGCAAGTCGGCAAAATGCAAAAAATACCAATGCAGGCATCCTGTCAGGAGCTGATCCTATCCGGGCTCAGATTGCCCTGATTGAAGAGCAGATTTCCCGCTCCCAGATCAAAAACCCTATCGATGGAACGGTTCTCAATAAATTGGCAGAAGGTTCAGAAGTCGTGGGCATGGGGAGTCCATTGTATCGCATTGCGAGCCTGGATCCACTTATTCTTCATGCCTATGCATCCAGTACAGATTTGCAAAATGCGAGTTTGGGCCAGGAAGTTGAAGTCTTGATCGATGAAGGTGCGGAAGGCTTTCGGCCTTTGAAAGGAAGCCTGAGTTGGATATCTGCTCAAGCGGAATTTACTCCGAAAACCATACAGACCAAAGAAGAGAGGGTCAGCCTGGTTTATGCGTTGAAAGTACGGGTGCCTAATCCAGACGGAAAATTGAAAATAGGTATGCCTGCAGAGGTGAATTTTGCTGGACTTGGCCTAAGTGAATCTTCTGATAAATAG
- a CDS encoding TolC family protein, translating to MKIKLLRQHKFHSYMKHAFLALCILIFHLELFPQARKSLSLEDAYKAFEAHYPILGSDSLLDRIYKKELEKLSLDRRPDLYLQAEARIQTETVSFPEDAGLPLSIDLPLYSFKPFLELNYALYDGGLNSAKIEEKKAAWEVEKKSLEVESYGLRKRINQLFVGIALYKAQADLLKISQTDLLERRRVLEAGQQSGVVLESEVSKLRVRELELEAQAKSLQFSIQGSLNSLADLTGLELDLEVELALPQYHNLNALPQTNRPEQELFLLQQNSLMSKEGLLEAQHRPRVQLFAQGGGGVPNPLNFFDNNFSPYGIAGISFQWKLSDKKQLRHDREILFLRSQQIQKQKETFDFNVESSNAHYLSRVENLDAQIQQDGEIAKLQAEILTQLATQLENGIITSADYLIQSNAELRARQNLELHKIQLIQVQLDFLTERGANR from the coding sequence ATGAAAATTAAACTATTGAGACAACATAAATTCCATAGCTATATGAAACATGCATTTTTAGCCTTATGCATATTGATTTTCCATCTTGAGCTATTTCCCCAGGCGCGGAAAAGTTTGAGTCTGGAAGATGCATATAAGGCTTTTGAAGCTCATTATCCCATTTTGGGAAGCGATTCTTTATTGGATCGCATTTACAAAAAGGAATTGGAAAAATTGAGTCTGGACAGGCGCCCGGATCTCTATTTGCAAGCAGAGGCCAGAATCCAGACCGAAACAGTTTCTTTTCCGGAAGATGCGGGATTGCCTTTATCCATTGACCTTCCTCTTTATTCTTTTAAGCCCTTTCTGGAGCTGAATTATGCGCTTTATGATGGTGGCTTGAATAGCGCTAAGATTGAAGAAAAGAAAGCGGCCTGGGAAGTAGAGAAAAAATCTTTGGAAGTAGAAAGCTACGGTCTCCGAAAAAGGATCAATCAATTGTTTGTGGGGATTGCCCTTTATAAGGCACAAGCAGATTTATTGAAGATAAGTCAGACAGATTTGTTGGAAAGAAGGCGAGTCCTGGAAGCCGGCCAGCAAAGTGGAGTAGTCTTGGAAAGCGAGGTATCCAAACTGCGGGTGAGAGAATTGGAACTTGAAGCCCAGGCAAAGTCCTTGCAATTTAGTATACAAGGAAGCCTCAATTCCCTCGCTGATCTCACCGGTCTTGAGTTGGATCTTGAAGTTGAGCTTGCCTTGCCCCAATATCATAACCTGAATGCTCTCCCGCAGACAAATCGACCAGAGCAAGAACTATTCTTATTGCAACAAAATTCCCTGATGAGTAAGGAAGGACTTTTGGAGGCACAACATCGCCCACGAGTTCAACTATTTGCCCAGGGGGGAGGTGGAGTTCCCAATCCTCTCAATTTCTTCGATAATAATTTTTCCCCTTATGGGATTGCAGGCATCAGTTTTCAGTGGAAACTCAGTGATAAAAAACAACTCAGGCATGATCGGGAAATTTTATTTCTAAGGTCTCAGCAAATTCAAAAGCAGAAGGAAACTTTTGACTTTAATGTAGAATCCAGCAATGCCCATTACCTCTCGCGGGTAGAAAATCTGGATGCCCAGATCCAGCAGGATGGAGAAATCGCCAAACTTCAGGCTGAGATTCTTACCCAACTCGCCACTCAGCTGGAGAATGGCATCATCACTTCCGCGGATTACCTCATTCAATCCAATGCAGAATTGAGGGCCCGGCAAAACCTGGAATTACATAAGATTCAACTCATACAAGTTCAACTGGATTTCCTTACAGAAAGAGGAGCCAATCGCTAA
- a CDS encoding helix-turn-helix domain-containing protein, translated as MGETELSIIEAAKKIFVQKGFAAARMQEIADEAGINKALLHYYFRSKDKLYRVIVSETIGMVLPRLAEAINFDGSVEEKINMIVETYIDTITENPHMPTFMMMELAQKRVGFIEEIKKNTSTLPNFQDFFMKVMMEGNEGKIRKVNPIHLLINTLAMCIFPFLIRPIFTVVVEVPDEQFDHVLTERKEEVKSFIRNSLRP; from the coding sequence ATGGGAGAGACTGAGTTAAGTATAATTGAGGCAGCAAAAAAGATCTTTGTTCAAAAAGGATTTGCAGCTGCGAGAATGCAAGAGATTGCGGATGAGGCTGGAATCAACAAAGCTCTTTTACATTATTATTTCAGGTCCAAGGATAAACTATATCGGGTGATCGTTTCCGAAACCATTGGGATGGTACTCCCTCGTTTGGCGGAAGCGATTAATTTTGATGGATCGGTAGAGGAAAAGATTAATATGATTGTCGAGACCTATATCGATACCATAACTGAAAATCCTCATATGCCAACTTTTATGATGATGGAGCTGGCACAGAAACGTGTAGGATTCATAGAAGAGATTAAAAAAAATACCTCAACGCTTCCAAATTTTCAGGATTTCTTTATGAAGGTGATGATGGAAGGGAATGAGGGGAAGATTCGAAAGGTGAATCCCATTCATCTACTCATCAATACCCTGGCGATGTGCATCTTTCCATTTTTGATTCGACCGATATTTACTGTGGTAGTAGAAGTGCCTGATGAGCAGTTTGACCACGTATTAACTGAGAGAAAAGAGGAGGTAAAAAGCTTCATTCGCAATTCTCTGCGACCTTAA
- the fmt gene encoding methionyl-tRNA formyltransferase, with amino-acid sequence MRIIFMGTPEFSVPSLDILHKNGHEVVAVVTAEDKPAGRGRKIRKSAVKQYAEQEEIKVLQPGKLRDPEFIHALSELKPDLMVVVAFRMLPEMVWSIPSIGTFNLHASLLPDYRGAAPINWAIMNGEEKTGATTFFIDKKIDTGNLLLQREIDIPEDWTAGDLHDELMVKGAELVLETVEALEAGTIEAKAQDDSLFQNHAPKIFKEDCRIDWNREAYKVNNFIRGLSPYPTSWTKLGEKVLKIYKAEIAHLHGGNLPGSIHVQENKLFISCADGLLEIKELQLEGKKRMKTEDFLRGYKQEFEAVS; translated from the coding sequence ATGCGAATCATTTTCATGGGCACCCCTGAGTTTTCTGTTCCCTCATTGGACATTTTGCATAAAAATGGGCATGAGGTAGTGGCTGTAGTCACAGCAGAAGATAAGCCTGCGGGTAGAGGTAGAAAGATCCGAAAGTCGGCCGTAAAGCAGTATGCAGAACAAGAAGAAATAAAGGTTTTGCAGCCTGGCAAACTTCGTGATCCGGAGTTCATACATGCATTGAGCGAACTAAAACCAGATCTTATGGTTGTAGTGGCTTTTCGAATGTTACCGGAAATGGTGTGGAGCATTCCCAGCATTGGCACCTTTAATTTACATGCTTCCCTCCTCCCTGATTATCGGGGAGCAGCTCCTATCAATTGGGCCATCATGAATGGGGAAGAAAAGACGGGAGCTACCACTTTTTTCATCGACAAGAAAATTGATACGGGTAATCTTTTGCTACAAAGAGAAATAGATATACCTGAGGATTGGACGGCTGGAGATTTGCATGATGAATTAATGGTCAAGGGTGCCGAACTGGTTTTAGAAACGGTAGAGGCATTGGAAGCCGGTACTATCGAGGCCAAAGCCCAGGATGATAGCCTGTTTCAAAATCATGCACCTAAAATCTTCAAAGAGGATTGTCGCATAGACTGGAATCGAGAGGCTTATAAAGTAAATAATTTCATCCGAGGTCTATCTCCCTATCCAACATCCTGGACAAAACTGGGAGAAAAAGTGTTGAAGATTTACAAGGCAGAAATCGCCCATCTTCATGGAGGAAATCTTCCGGGAAGTATTCACGTACAAGAAAACAAACTCTTCATTTCCTGTGCGGATGGATTACTGGAAATTAAAGAACTTCAATTGGAAGGGAAGAAACGGATGAAAACCGAAGATTTCCTGCGAGGATATAAACAAGAATTCGAGGCTGTATCATGA
- a CDS encoding DNA-3-methyladenine glycosylase I, translating into MEKQRCSWCTKDQLYMDYHDNEWGIPEHDDQKLFEMINLEGAQAGLSWYTVLVKRENYRKAFDNFDPQKIIQYDEAKIQELLQNPGIIRNKLKVRGVVKNAKAYLGILEEFGSFNDYIWQFTEGKTIVNSFKGMEEAIATSPESDAMSKALKKRGFTFVGSTICYAFMQACGMVDDHFDYCWRRNS; encoded by the coding sequence ATGGAAAAACAACGCTGTTCCTGGTGCACAAAGGACCAACTCTACATGGATTATCATGACAATGAATGGGGCATCCCCGAACATGATGATCAGAAACTATTTGAGATGATCAATCTGGAAGGTGCTCAGGCGGGATTGAGTTGGTATACAGTTTTGGTAAAAAGGGAAAACTACCGCAAGGCTTTTGACAATTTTGATCCCCAAAAGATTATCCAATATGATGAGGCAAAGATTCAGGAATTGCTTCAAAATCCCGGAATCATTCGCAATAAATTAAAGGTGCGAGGTGTAGTCAAGAATGCAAAAGCCTATTTAGGCATTCTGGAAGAATTTGGTAGTTTCAATGACTATATCTGGCAGTTTACCGAAGGAAAGACCATCGTCAATTCCTTCAAAGGAATGGAAGAGGCCATAGCTACGAGTCCAGAATCAGATGCCATGAGCAAAGCCCTCAAGAAACGGGGCTTTACCTTTGTCGGATCAACCATCTGTTATGCTTTTATGCAGGCATGTGGAATGGTCGATGATCACTTTGATTATTGCTGGAGGAGAAATTCCTAG
- the ggt gene encoding gamma-glutamyltransferase — translation MVVSAHPLASKVGVDIMKQGGNAIDAAIAVQYALAVVYPTAGNIGGGGFMVIRKADGEVNTLDFREKAPAAAHRDMYLDGKGDVIADLSWLGHLAAGVPGSVNGMFKAHEKYGSLPMKDLIQPAIDLAANGFDLTEKEAKGLNRVKERFAKYNTQTSIFEEKEEWKAGEKIVMSDLAATLTRIRDKGNAGFYEGETAKLIVEEMQRGNGIMTLQDLKEYEALWREPIQGDYRGYDIISMAPPSSGGIALLQLLESVENFSLGSYTYHGTKATHLITEAERRVYADRATHLGDKDFYPVPVEGLLQDRYISSRMENFDPEVASSSDSIHAGAPMIRESEQTTHFSVVDAEGNAVSVTTTINGGYGACVIVGDAGFILNNEMDDFSSKPGEPNKYGLIGAEANAIEPGKRMLSSMTPTIVAKDGKLFMVTGTPGGSTIITSVFQSIINVIDYGMGMHASVAAPRFHHQWKPNLVFYEEGAFSPEALQELGEMGHSMQKRGGIGRLDAILVLPDGRLEGGADPRGDDSAQGF, via the coding sequence ATGGTAGTTTCTGCTCATCCACTAGCCTCTAAAGTTGGAGTAGATATTATGAAGCAAGGAGGCAATGCGATAGATGCAGCTATAGCTGTTCAATATGCGCTGGCAGTAGTTTATCCTACCGCTGGAAATATTGGTGGGGGAGGATTCATGGTAATCCGTAAAGCGGATGGAGAGGTGAATACCCTGGACTTTCGGGAAAAAGCACCTGCAGCAGCACATAGAGATATGTACCTGGATGGAAAGGGAGATGTAATTGCTGACCTCAGTTGGTTGGGACATTTGGCAGCTGGAGTTCCTGGATCTGTAAATGGTATGTTCAAGGCCCATGAGAAGTATGGATCCCTTCCCATGAAAGATTTGATTCAGCCCGCTATTGATCTTGCCGCAAATGGCTTTGATCTCACAGAGAAAGAGGCTAAAGGCTTGAATAGGGTGAAGGAACGCTTTGCGAAATACAATACCCAAACGAGCATATTTGAAGAAAAAGAGGAATGGAAAGCAGGGGAAAAAATAGTTATGTCTGATCTGGCTGCAACTCTGACTCGCATTCGCGATAAGGGGAATGCCGGTTTTTATGAAGGAGAAACGGCCAAACTGATTGTTGAGGAAATGCAAAGAGGAAACGGGATCATGACTCTGCAGGATTTGAAGGAGTATGAAGCCCTATGGAGAGAACCAATCCAGGGAGATTACAGAGGCTATGATATCATCAGTATGGCTCCTCCGTCCAGTGGAGGAATTGCTTTGCTACAGTTATTGGAGAGTGTAGAAAATTTTTCCCTTGGGAGTTATACTTATCATGGGACAAAAGCCACTCACCTGATCACAGAAGCAGAAAGAAGGGTCTATGCAGATCGGGCAACTCATCTGGGTGATAAAGATTTTTATCCTGTTCCTGTCGAAGGCCTCTTACAGGATCGTTATATCAGTTCTCGCATGGAGAATTTTGATCCAGAAGTAGCGAGTTCCAGTGATAGCATACATGCGGGTGCTCCTATGATTAGAGAGAGTGAGCAGACGACTCATTTTTCTGTAGTGGATGCGGAAGGGAATGCCGTATCCGTTACCACTACCATAAATGGAGGATATGGTGCTTGTGTGATTGTGGGAGATGCAGGATTTATACTGAACAATGAGATGGACGACTTTAGTTCTAAACCGGGAGAACCCAATAAATATGGCCTGATTGGAGCAGAAGCCAATGCCATCGAACCTGGTAAGCGAATGTTGAGTTCTATGACACCTACCATTGTTGCAAAAGATGGGAAGCTTTTTATGGTAACTGGTACTCCTGGAGGATCGACCATCATTACCTCTGTATTTCAAAGTATCATCAATGTGATTGATTACGGTATGGGTATGCACGCATCTGTTGCCGCCCCACGTTTTCATCATCAATGGAAACCCAATCTCGTTTTTTATGAAGAAGGTGCCTTTAGTCCGGAAGCTTTACAGGAACTCGGAGAAATGGGCCATAGTATGCAGAAAAGAGGAGGGATAGGGCGTTTGGATGCAATCCTGGTTCTTCCAGATGGTCGTCTGGAAGGTGGGGCAGATCCTCGTGGGGATGATAGTGCGCAGGGATTCTAG
- a CDS encoding T9SS type A sorting domain-containing protein has product MQSRTNTFNPAAKAIFKLTILASLILGMITFTASQASAQMTLEWEDINFAPSTTNSTHSFLSQNKGPNISISPNPVQNYARIQKEAGTDLIKIDIVDMQGTIHFSGNFNGSFLFIPQLDAGLYSFRIYTNKGVSAELVSVS; this is encoded by the coding sequence ATGCAATCAAGAACTAATACTTTCAACCCTGCAGCTAAAGCAATATTTAAACTTACGATCCTGGCGAGCTTAATCCTGGGAATGATAACTTTTACTGCAAGTCAGGCTTCGGCACAAATGACCCTGGAATGGGAAGACATCAATTTCGCCCCTTCAACTACAAATTCAACTCACTCTTTCCTTTCTCAAAATAAAGGACCCAATATTTCTATTAGCCCTAATCCCGTTCAGAACTATGCAAGGATTCAAAAGGAGGCAGGGACTGATTTGATTAAAATAGATATTGTAGATATGCAAGGCACTATACATTTCAGCGGGAATTTTAACGGAAGTTTTCTTTTCATTCCTCAACTTGATGCAGGCCTGTATAGCTTCAGGATATACACTAATAAAGGTGTAAGTGCGGAATTGGTATCAGTTAGTTGA